In Streptomyces sp. NBC_01551, one DNA window encodes the following:
- a CDS encoding DUF948 domain-containing protein yields the protein MSGGEVAGILVAVFWAILVSFLAVVLVRLAQVLKATTKLVADVTDQAVPLLADASTTVRSARTQLDRVDAIASDVQEVTSNASALSSTVASAFGGPLVKVAAFGYGVRKALGKTDDAPQKTPRRTVIVGRTVPAARRRKQKG from the coding sequence GTGTCCGGTGGAGAGGTGGCCGGGATCCTCGTGGCCGTCTTCTGGGCCATTCTGGTCTCCTTCCTCGCCGTGGTGCTGGTGAGGCTGGCCCAGGTGCTCAAAGCGACCACCAAACTGGTGGCGGACGTGACCGATCAGGCCGTGCCGCTGCTGGCCGACGCCTCCACGACCGTCCGCTCCGCGCGCACGCAGCTCGACCGCGTCGACGCCATCGCGAGCGACGTCCAGGAAGTCACCTCCAACGCCTCCGCCCTGTCCTCCACCGTGGCCTCCGCCTTCGGCGGGCCGCTGGTCAAGGTCGCGGCCTTCGGCTACGGGGTGCGCAAGGCGCTGGGCAAGACCGACGACGCGCCGCAGAAGACCCCCCGGCGAACCGTGATCGTCGGCCGTACGGTGCCGGCGGCCCGGCGCCGGAAGCAGAAGGGCTGA
- a CDS encoding DUF6167 family protein encodes MFRRAFWFTAGAAAGVWATTKVNRQLKKLTPESLAAQAADKAVEAGHRLKDFALDVKAGMTQREDELNDALGLHQDPERPDNVTALPGPRRLRALQNDKTTHSNLSYNRNEDH; translated from the coding sequence ATGTTCCGCCGAGCCTTCTGGTTCACCGCAGGCGCCGCCGCCGGCGTGTGGGCCACCACCAAGGTCAACCGCCAGCTGAAGAAGCTGACGCCGGAGAGCCTCGCCGCGCAGGCCGCGGACAAGGCCGTCGAGGCGGGTCACCGCCTCAAGGACTTCGCCCTCGACGTCAAGGCGGGAATGACGCAGCGCGAGGACGAGCTGAACGATGCACTGGGGCTCCATCAGGACCCCGAGCGGCCCGACAACGTCACCGCCCTCCCGGGGCCGCGGCGGCTGCGGGCCCTCCAGAACGACAAGACCACCCACTCGAACCTTTCGTACAACCGGAATGAGGACCACTGA